A region of Candidatus Cloacimonadota bacterium DNA encodes the following proteins:
- a CDS encoding DUF302 domain-containing protein — MMLLEDESKFGFEETVTQLEASIEANDWKLPAVHDLQKSMKKFGIEVNPVKVFELCHPDHAGKILKEGDERIVSTLMPCRVAIYEKPDGKTYISRMNSRLMAKPMGGIISEVMTDAASENENILDAIIKTK, encoded by the coding sequence ATGATGTTGTTAGAAGATGAAAGTAAATTTGGTTTTGAGGAAACTGTCACCCAATTGGAAGCATCGATCGAAGCAAATGATTGGAAACTTCCTGCAGTTCACGACCTGCAGAAATCTATGAAGAAGTTCGGGATCGAGGTCAATCCTGTAAAAGTATTTGAATTGTGCCATCCTGATCACGCCGGAAAAATATTGAAAGAAGGAGATGAACGAATCGTTTCCACTTTGATGCCGTGCCGGGTTGCGATCTATGAAAAACCTGATGGAAAAACCTATATTTCCCGAATGAACTCCAGATTAATGGCAAAACCGATGGGTGGGATAATCTCGGAAGTAATGACTGATGCAGCCAGCGAAAATGAAAATATCCTGGATGCAATCATAAAAACAAAGTAA
- a CDS encoding cation:proton antiporter — protein sequence MTLITILGFILIIIGLWGMLTQKNIIKMIIGFSIIDTGIHLLIVSIGYIKGRTAPILDAAVTKAEAVDKVVDPIPSALVLTAIVIGLAVTALMLVYAVQMYKQKKSLNIDDYIDLKH from the coding sequence ATGACACTGATAACGATCCTGGGATTTATACTCATCATCATCGGTTTATGGGGAATGCTAACGCAAAAAAACATCATCAAAATGATCATCGGTTTTTCCATCATAGACACGGGAATCCATTTATTGATCGTTTCCATTGGATATATCAAAGGAAGAACTGCTCCCATCCTCGATGCTGCGGTCACAAAAGCGGAAGCAGTCGATAAAGTCGTCGATCCCATCCCTTCTGCCCTGGTTCTGACAGCGATCGTGATCGGTCTGGCAGTTACTGCCCTGATGCTCGTTTATGCGGTTCAAATGTATAAGCAGAAGAAATCGTTGAATATCGATGATTATATTGATTTGAAACATTAG